Within Gilvibacter sp. SZ-19, the genomic segment GTTGAGCGGATATTCCAGAGGTCTTCAAAATGTTGAATTCAAAGGAAAGAACAAAGTTCCAGACCGTTGTAATTTCTCAGGTCGTGTTAAATTGGGTTATGCCACTACACTAGGTTATAACAATTTTCTCCACGGTGATATCGAAATTGGCAATTATTGTCAATTGGGTGCAGATGTAGCTATTCACAGCACAAATCATCCAACTAGCCATTTAACTACCTACATCAATGAAAACCTTTTTGACGGAGACTTGAAAGATCTTAAAGAGATCAAAAAAATCCGAATTGGTCATGATGTTTGGGTGGGTCACAATGCACTGATTGTTGGCAATGTAAATATTGGCAATGGTGCTATAATTGCCAGTGGAGCAGTGGTTACCAAAGACGTCGCGCCTTTTACTATTGTTGGTGGTGTGCCTGCAAGGCAGATCGGGCAACGATTTTCCGATCAGATCATCGCAGAGATACAAGAATTGGCATGGTGG encodes:
- a CDS encoding CatB-related O-acetyltransferase, yielding MKPFRLFVRRVLYYFLNTVEASDKVVLSGYSRGLQNVEFKGKNKVPDRCNFSGRVKLGYATTLGYNNFLHGDIEIGNYCQLGADVAIHSTNHPTSHLTTYINENLFDGDLKDLKEIKKIRIGHDVWVGHNALIVGNVNIGNGAIIASGAVVTKDVAPFTIVGGVPARQIGQRFSDQIIAEIQELAWWDFDAEKLEQHRHLFTKDFSNSSSIFD